A single window of Ananas comosus cultivar F153 linkage group 17, ASM154086v1, whole genome shotgun sequence DNA harbors:
- the LOC109723567 gene encoding uncharacterized protein LOC109723567, whose translation MESARDARRRRILERGSNRLAFITGESPSLPPKPEDEVERGPKTTTVASLSENGTPVIEAAEQWKNKEDEAYQGVVDTGDISEKSEQTDQTPEPHLNDEIMKHGIKNDAPTLDATTSSSLNRLNIINDKEVRTSSMAHSQPDRRLPGTALTPSVAHSKNHSIFTWSRISHSISASENIRLLLAVAIAFLVILSNHQYNISGGLFRGMICSRPLLLVLLTDASIVLGRLMVIKSNDQKEEKTRARNNDNGSADSIGRTLEVGLVFQKAMRSFFMDCIICAVIMICGLRV comes from the exons ATGGAGAGCGCTCGGGATGCTCGCCGGCGTCGGATCTTGGAGCGGGGATCCAACCGCCTCGCGTTCATCACCGGCGAATCCCCATCCCTGCCGCCCAAGCCAGAAGACGAAGTAGAACGCGGTCCCAAAACCACCACCG TTGCTTCGCTTAGTGAGAACGGTACTCCTGTAATTGAGGCTGCCGAGCAATGGAAAAATAAGGAAGATGAAGCATATCAAGGGGTTGTTGATACTGGAGATATCTCTGAGAAATCCGAGCAAACGGATCAAACCCCTGAACCTCATTTAAATGATGAAATCATGAAACATGGGATAAAAAATGATGCTCCCACACTTGACGCTACTACCAGCTCTTCACTCAACAGGCTGAACATCATCAATGACAAAGAAGTGCGTACCTCTTCAATGGCTCACAGCCAACCTGATCGACGACTTCCTGGAACAGCTCTTACTCCTTCAGTCGCCCATTCAAAGAATCACTCCATTTTCACATGGAGTAGAATAAGCCATTCCATTTCAGCTTCTGAAAACATCCGTTTGCTTTTGGCCGTCGCCATAGCCTTTTTGGTGATCCTGTCAAACCATCAGTATAATATCAGCGGTGGACTTTTTAGAGGTATGATATGTTCTAGGCCGCTTTTACTCGTCTTACTCACTGATGCGTCCATTGTTCTCGGTCGGTTGATGGTAATTAAAAGTAATGATCAAAAGGAGGAGAAAACGAGGGCTAGAAACAATGATAACGGTTCGGCAGACAGCATCGGAAGAACCTTGGAGGTTGGGTTGGTTTTCCAAAAGGCCATGAGATCCTTCTTTATGGATTGCATCATATGTGCTGTTATAATGATCTGTGGTCTTAGAGTTTAA
- the LOC109723375 gene encoding ubiquitin thioesterase otubain-like — protein sequence MGVWWSKRNHEGSDDDEVGAGTGEEEDDAVDTEAQISYQLVQTEIALRRTAPRGSLRVVLSGEKRPLLAGSLIAQDNPELLEEFYSVRETRKHRDCFYRSFVFSYMEHIFETQDRREVDRMLAILRKYAKRNTVLAGNVLHFRDFFEDFRILLSTYSKGKRSAERRQNLLAKFQCEGSAVTIVLLIRLITAIEVHMWRTAYPEVVLGEKYSNLVEFCTGEVLPIGNKHVHAAVLSEALGVPIRVVDLTPAPPSSSERSTEDIPYYTAANTGSGSASSPTATRKRAMARFEITLLYKPDNCYDILYPFPEVTCCGYPIPDELISYWGLDR from the exons ATGGGGGTTTGGTGGAGTAAGCGAAACCACGAGGGAAGCGACGACGATGAGGTGGGGGCGGGgacgggggaggaggaggatgatgcGGTTGACACGGAGGCCCAAATCTCGTACCAGCTTGTCCAAACGGAGATCGCGCTGAGGAGGACGGCGCCGCGTGGCTCGCTCAGGGTCGTCCTCTCCGGGGAAAAG AGACCGCTGCTGGCTGGCAGTTTGATTGCTCAGGATAATCCCGAG CTTCTGGAGGAGTTCTATTCCGTCAGAGAAACACGCAAACATAGAGACTGCTTTTATCGGAGCTTTGTGTTCTCATACATG GAACACATTTTTGAAACACAAGATAGGCGCGAGGTTGATCGTATGCTTGCAATTCTTAGAAAATATGCAAAAAGAAACACAGTTCTAGCAGGAAATGTTCTGCACTTCCGCGATTTCTTTGAA GATTTCCGCATATTGCTATCAACTTATTCAAAAGGGAAGAGAAGTGCGGAAAG ACGACAGAATCTTTTAGCGAAATTCCAATGCGAAGGTTCTGCAGTGACGA TTGTTCTCTTAATCAGGCTGATCACTGCTATCGAGGTTCACATGTGGAGAACCGCTTATCCGGAAGTTGTTCTAGGCGAAAAATACAGTAACTTAGTAGAG TTTTGCACAGGCGAAGTTCTCCCAATTGGAAACAAGCACGTGCACGCCGCAGTTCTCTCTGAAGCACTGGGCGTGCCCATAAGAGTTGTGGATCTTACTCCTGCTCCTCCAAGTTCTTCAGAGAGGAGCACAGAAGACATCCCCTACTATACTGCTGCTAACACTGGCAGCGGTAGTGCGTCTAGCCCTACTGCCACTAGGAAGAGAGCAATGGCCCGATTCGAGATCACCCTGCTGTATAAGCCCGACAACTGCTACGATATCCTCTATCCCTTTCCAGAAGTCACCTGCTGCGGCTATCCTATTCCAGATGAATTGATCAGCTACTGGGGCCTGGATCGTTGA